The Fructilactobacillus myrtifloralis genome segment TTATGGGGGGCGTGGGGTCCTCCGTCGGGATGGAGATTCCAATCATCTCAAACGTTTTAAGTGGGCTTACCGGCTGGCCGGATAGCATGGCTCTTAAACTAGGACTGTTTGCCATTCTGTTTGTCATCTTTGCCTGGACCGTCTGGCACGGGTTAAACGGGGGGATTGATCGCTTAAGTGACATGCACATCTGGACGGCCATCATCTTCTTAGCGTTCGTCCTGTTGGTTGGACCAACGATTTACATTTTAAGTTCAGAAACGAACAGCCTGGGCCTCTTAACCAGTAATTTTGTGCGGTTGAGTACCAACACGGTGCCCAATGGAACTCCGGACATTGCGAACTCCGAAACGATTTTTTACTGGGGGTGGTGGTTATCGTACATGCCGGTGATGGGGCTGTTTATCGCCCGCATTTCTAAAGGACGGACGATTCGCCAGGTCTTACTTGGGATGCTCATGTATGGCTCGGCCGGTTGTTTGAGTTTCTACGCCATCCTCGGGGGTTACTCTCTGTGGTTGCAAAAAACCGGGACCTTGAACCTGGTGCACATCTTGAATGTCCATGGGCAGGCGGCGGTAATTACCGCGGTCCTCGGGACGTTACCCGTAAAGGGAATTGTGTTTACCGTCTACTGCTTGTCGTGCTTTATCTTTCTGGCAACTACAATCTCCTCGTCAGCCTACATCGTTTCGTCGTTTACGAGCTTGCAGTTAAAGGACAATCAGGATCCCAGTCAGGTCAACCGGATGACGTGGGTCGTCGTCTTTGTCCTCTTTGCGGTGGGAATCGTGGTTGTGGGTGGCTTTACTACCATTCAAACCTTCTGTGCCATTGCCGGATTCCCGCTGATGTTTGTCTGCATCATGATCCTGGTTTCGATTTATCACATGGTCAAAACTGACGAAGGGATCGTGCTTAAGGCGAAGGGAATGGAAGACATGCGGGTCGAAAAGAAGAAGGAAAAAATGCGCCGGGTGCGGGCTCAGCACATGATTGCGAAGCTAAACGCTCATAACGACGATGCTGAATAATGGGCAGGTTACGTGGGGTTCCAATTTGACACGCCGAATCGGTGGTTTCATGCTATGATATTAGCGAAGGGAGGTGAAGAAAATGACTGAAGTAGAACCATTGACGTTTAAACGGATCTTGCTGACGATTGACGCTGACGATCCGAGTGCGAACGAAGCGGCGTTACGGTACGCAGTGACCCAGGCCAAGACGTTTCACGCTGAACTCGGGATTTGTTCGGTATTAGAGGGTGATGACATCAACATTTATGATTCTCTGACACCGAAGAAATTAGACGAGAAGCGGGCCGCCTTGAACCAGGTGATTGATCACTACGTCACCATGGCCGAGGACTTTGGGGTTAGCGATGTGACAGCGATTGCCAGTGAAGGTGGCGACATTGATGATGAAATCCTCGACACGATCATTCCGAACTTTAAACCGGATTTGTTAGTGTGTGGGGCCGATAAGGATGGCGAACACCATTTTTACAGCATCAGTGTTAAGTTAGCGAAGAAGGCCAAGATTTCGGTGATTGTGGTCCGGTAATTAAGACCACAGGGGGAGTTTGAAGGTAGGTAAACACGGTGACAGAACGACTGCGACGGTTTTTTGCAACGGGAACAACGGATGAGATTACGCAACGCTTGTTAGGCAAGCTATTGGTGTACCACTCGCCCCACGGGTTGATGAGTGGCTACATCACGGAAGCAGAAGCCTACTTGGGTCAACGGGACTCAGCCGCCCATGCCTATCAAGGCAAACGAACGCCGGCAAACGAGGCGCTCTATGGAGTTCCGGGGACCATTTACATTTATTCGATCCACTCCCGCCTCTGTCTGGACGTCGCCGCGCAGGCGGAGGGGGTCCCAGAGGGAATCTTGATCCGAGGGTTAGAACCAGTCGCAGGACGGGCGTTAATGGAACAGCACCGCGCTAAGCATGGTTATGACCTAACCAACGGACCGGGCAAACTGATGGAAGCCCTCGGGATCACGGATAAGCAACTCAACGAGCGCGAGTTTGGGGAGACGGACTTAGACATTGATTTAGAACACGGAAAGACGCCGCAACAAATCATGGCGAGTGGTCGAATCGGCGTCAGTGACCGGGGTAGTTGGACGGATAAGCCGTATCGTTTTTACGTGGCCGGGAATCCGTATGTTTCTAAGCTCCCGAAACGAGACTTTGACCTGCAAAATCACGGGTGGTTACCTGACTAAACCCTTGAAAATGACGAGCGTAATTCCAGTTGGAATTACGCTTTGTTGTTGCTAAGGTCATTTGGCCCTGTGCTAAGATTTGTGGTATGATTAACTAGTAATGAAAATTACCGGGATATAGCTCAGCTTGGTAGAGCGCATGCTTCGGGAGTATGAGGTCGCAGGTTCAATTCCTGTTATCCCGATTATAATGACAGTGAGAGTGGAACACGTAAAAGCGGGTTTCACTCTTTTTATTTGGCAAATTGCCTAATTTTGTGTAACTAAACACAAAATTATGTTTCACGGGTTTAAGAGCGATGGAATGCGCGATTATAGCCTTTTTGCGCTCTGTTTTAATCTTTTTTAATAATTAAAATAACTTTTTTTCGTTGACATGTGAATATTTGAACAATATAATATAATCGTAAAGTAAAGGTTTGGAAAGGGGAATAAAAGATGAAAGCAGCTGTTGTTCGTCCCAACTCAGATGGGTACGTTGACATCAAGGATGTTAATCTCCGTCCGATTGCGGACCATGAAGCACTAGTTAAGATTGAATATTGTGGGTTGTGTCACACCGATTTACACGTGGCCGCTGGTGATTTTGGTCCAGTTCCAGGTCGGATCATTGGTCACGAAGGCGTGGGGAAGGTAACCCAAGTCGGAAAAGACGTTGACAACTTGAAGGTCGGCGACCGGGTTTCGATTGCCTGGTTCTACTCCGCTGACGGAACCTGTCGGTACTGTGTTACTGGAAACGAAACGCTCTGCCGGAACGTTAAAAACGCTGGGTTTAGCGTTGACGGTGCGATGTCAGAAGAATGCATCGTGGATGCGAAGTATGCGGTTAAAGTGCCCGATGAACTGGATCCCATCCAGGCCACGTCGTTAACCTGTGCGGGAGTAACGACTTACAAGGCCCTAAAAGAAGGCGACACGAAGCCCGGTGATTGGGTTGAAATCGTTGGAGCTGGTGGCCTTGGAAACCTGGCCGTTCAACTTGCTAAGCACGTCTTTGGCGCCCGGGTGGTAGTTACCGACGGTAATCCTGCCAAACTGCAAGCTGCGCAAGAAAACGGGGCGGACGTTGTGATTAACCGGCACGATGACGATGCAACGGAGCAAATCATCAAGGCCACGGATGGTGGCGTTGACGCTGCAATCGTGACGGCCGTTAGTGCCCCCGCCTTTACGAACGCTGTAAACGCATTGGCTCCCAACGGAACGTTAGTGGCAGTGGCCTTACCCAAGGGTGACATGGCGCTAAACATTGATAAAACCGTTTTAGATGGAATCAAAGTCGCTGGGTCCCTAGTAGGAACGCGGGAAGACCTGCGCGAAACCTTCCAGTTTGGTGCCGCTGGCGAAGTTAAACCAATCGTTAAGACCGATAAGTTGGAAAACATTAATCACGTCATTGACGAAATGAAGGCCGGCAAGATTGTGGGTCGGGTCGTCTTTGACTTCACGGGCGCAACGGCCTAAAAAGAATTAACCGGCAACCGGGCGCTTTGTAGCACGCGCCCCTGTAACCCAGAAGAATAACCGGAGGAAAGAACATGTCTGACAAAAAAGAAGCACAAGAAAACAAAGCAATTGACGCGACGATTGACGAAATGGTTAAAAAGGCGCACGTTGCTTTAGACGAAATGAGTAACTTTGACCAAGCCAAGGTCGATGAAATCACCCACGCCATGGTAATTGCTGGGGTGGATGCTCACCAACGTCTCGGTAAAATGGCGTACGAAGAAACCGGACGGGGAGTTGCCGAAGACAAGGCCATCAAGAACCTGTTCGCAACCGAAGAAATTTGGCACGACATTCGCAACGATAAGACGGTCGGGGTCATCGACGAGAATTCGGAAGAAGACTTAATAAAAGTGGCCGAACCCCTCGGAGTGTTAGCCGGGATTACACCGGTTACCAATCCAACCTCAACCACCCTGTTTAAGTCAATCATTTCCATGAAAACTCGGAATGCGATCATCTTTAGTTTGCACCCGCAGGCCTTACAATCCTCGATTGAAGCTGCGCGGATCATGCGCGATGCAGCTGTGGCCGCTGGGGCGCCTAAGGATTGTATCCAGTGGATTGCCGAACCAAGTCGGGAAGCAACTAACGCCTTGATCAAGAACCCCGGAGTAGCATGTACCTTAGCCACCGGTGGCCCTGGCCTAGTCAAAGCCGCTTACTCAACTGGGAAACCAGCCTTAGGGGTAGGTCCTGGAAACGGTCCAGTTTACATCGAAGCAACGGCCAAGATTCCGGAAGCCGTAAACGACATTGTGTTGTCAAAGACCTTCGATAACGGGATGATTTGTGCCACGGAAAACAGTGCCGTCATTGACGATCAGATTTACGCCGATGTGAAAGAACAACTGGAACGTAACAACGTGTACTTTGTGCCGGAAGCCGAGAAACAACAACTGACCGATGCGATGTTTGATAGCACCCGGTTGAGCGTTAAAGGTCCCATCGCGGGGGCAACGGCAAAGCAAATTGCTGAAATGGCCGGGATTAAGGTCCCAGAAGACACCCAGGTGCTTGCCGTTGAAATGACGGGAATTGGCCCGAAGTACCCAATGTCTGGTGAAAAGCTCTCACCCGTAATCTCGGTTTACCACGCTAAGGATCATCACGAGGCCTTTAAAATCGTCAACAAACTGTTGGAATACGGTGGGTTAGGCCACACCGCGGCCATTCAAACTACGAACGAAGAACTCGCAACGCAGTTCGGCGTGTTCGTAAAGGCTTCACGGGTCATCGTGAACTCCCCATCTGGACTTGGTGGAGTTGGAAACCTCTACAACAACATGACGCCGTCCCTCACGCTGGGAACCGGATCATGGGGACAAAACTCGATCTCGCATAACGTGACGGACTATGACCTGTTGAACATCAAAACAATCGCAAAGAGAAGAAATAATATGCAATGGATTAAACTACCAAAGATTTACTTCGAAAAGAACTCCGTGCGCTACCTGAAGGACATGCCAAACATCCAAAAGGCCTTCATCGTGACGAGCCCATCCATGGTTAAATACCACTACGTTGACAAGGTGCTCGATGAATTAAACGCCCGGGATGATGGCGTTCAATACTACATCTTTGATGACATTCACGGCGAACCAACCACCGAAACGGTTGATGCCGGAGTAATGCAAATGCGGGGCTTCCAACCAGATACCATCATTGCACTCGGGGGTGGATCACCACTGGATGCTGCTAAGATGATGTGGTTAATCTACGAAAACTCCGAAACGGACTTCTTTGGAGCTAAACAGAAATTCTTGGACATCCGGAAACGGGCCTACCGCTTCGAAAAACCAAGTAAGTCGAAGATGGTTGCCATCCCAAGTACTTCAGGAACTGGTTCAGAAGTAACGCCGTTCTCCGTAATTACGGATGCTAAGCTCCACATTAAGTACCCACTGGCAGACTACGCTTTGACTCCAGACGTGGCCATCATTGACCCTCAATTTGTCAAAACGGTGCCCAAGAGTACGATTGCTGCTTCCGGACTGGATGCCTTAACGCACGCGATTGAATCCTACGTTTCCGTGATGGCCTCTGATTACACGCGGCCGTTGTCACTGCAAGCCATCAAGATGATTTTTGAAAACCTGACGGCTTCTTACAACGGCGACATGGAAGCGCGCGACAAGATGCACACTGCTTCCACGATTGCCGGAATGGCCTTTGCGAACGCCTTCCTTGGGATTACCCACTCGATTGCCCACAAACTCGGGGGTCAATTCGGAATTACCCACGGAATTGCGATTGCCATTACTCTGCCACACGTTATTAGGTACAACTTCAAGCAACCGAAGAAGATTGCAACGTGGCCGAAGTACGAATCCTTCCGGGCTGATCAAGACTACGCTGAAATTGCCCGCTACATTGGTTTGCCAGGGAATACGAACGAAGAACTGAAGGAAGCCTTGGTTCACAAAGTGATTGAGCTGGCGCACTCCGTTGGCGTAACGTTGAGCCTGAAAGCCCAAGGCGTTGATCGCCAGGAGCTGGAAGATAAAGCACAACGGTTAGCGGAACTGGCTTACGGGGATCAATGTACAACTGCCAACCCGAAGGAACCGTTGATTGCGGACTTGAAACAAATTATTCTCGATGAATACGATGGGATTGGCGTCGAAACGGAAACTAACCGCGAAGTCTAAGATCCCAAATAACTGATTAAAAAAACCACTGGTTCGTTACTGAACCGGTGGTTTTTTTGTGGATAAGGGACTGAAATTGGCACGGGAACCACTGGGGGAAAATGGTATAATGCGCATAATTAACCGACGGGAGGCCAACTAATGCCAGCATTATCACGTTCCCAAACCAATCTAATCGTCTACTTAACCTCTTTCTTTTTGTATAACTTTGCACGGGTGCTCCCACATGCCGTGCTGACCGTAATCCTGCTTAATAAGGGGATGAGTGTCGGACAAATCGCGGTGATTCAGAGTTTCTTCATGATCGCGGTGTTGGGATTCGAACTGCCATCGGGACTATTGACGGACACTTGGTCAGAGCAACGGGTGTACGAATTGTCACTGTTGTTACTAGCACTTTCGTACGGATTAATCATGTGGTCGCATTCCTTTTGGATCCTGAGTGGGTCCTGGTTTATCTACGGGATTAGTAGTGCGGCCATCAGTAGTTCGCTAGAAACCTATTTTCTGCGGCAGTATCAACACAACGAGCCCCTGATCAAGCGGTTTAACGTGCGCTTTAACAATACCAATTTGATGAGTAGCCTGCTCGGTGGGGGACTAGGGTCCTTTATCTATGCTTACTTAGAGAACGCCTTGTACATCATTTCGATTGTTCTGATTGGGGTTGCTTTCTGCTTAATCTTATTCGGCTTTCACGGAACCGCCGGCAAAGCTGCAGAACAGCGGAGCAGCTTCTGCGAG includes the following:
- the adhP gene encoding alcohol dehydrogenase AdhP, yielding MKAAVVRPNSDGYVDIKDVNLRPIADHEALVKIEYCGLCHTDLHVAAGDFGPVPGRIIGHEGVGKVTQVGKDVDNLKVGDRVSIAWFYSADGTCRYCVTGNETLCRNVKNAGFSVDGAMSEECIVDAKYAVKVPDELDPIQATSLTCAGVTTYKALKEGDTKPGDWVEIVGAGGLGNLAVQLAKHVFGARVVVTDGNPAKLQAAQENGADVVINRHDDDATEQIIKATDGGVDAAIVTAVSAPAFTNAVNALAPNGTLVAVALPKGDMALNIDKTVLDGIKVAGSLVGTREDLRETFQFGAAGEVKPIVKTDKLENINHVIDEMKAGKIVGRVVFDFTGATA
- the adhE gene encoding bifunctional acetaldehyde-CoA/alcohol dehydrogenase, whose protein sequence is MSDKKEAQENKAIDATIDEMVKKAHVALDEMSNFDQAKVDEITHAMVIAGVDAHQRLGKMAYEETGRGVAEDKAIKNLFATEEIWHDIRNDKTVGVIDENSEEDLIKVAEPLGVLAGITPVTNPTSTTLFKSIISMKTRNAIIFSLHPQALQSSIEAARIMRDAAVAAGAPKDCIQWIAEPSREATNALIKNPGVACTLATGGPGLVKAAYSTGKPALGVGPGNGPVYIEATAKIPEAVNDIVLSKTFDNGMICATENSAVIDDQIYADVKEQLERNNVYFVPEAEKQQLTDAMFDSTRLSVKGPIAGATAKQIAEMAGIKVPEDTQVLAVEMTGIGPKYPMSGEKLSPVISVYHAKDHHEAFKIVNKLLEYGGLGHTAAIQTTNEELATQFGVFVKASRVIVNSPSGLGGVGNLYNNMTPSLTLGTGSWGQNSISHNVTDYDLLNIKTIAKRRNNMQWIKLPKIYFEKNSVRYLKDMPNIQKAFIVTSPSMVKYHYVDKVLDELNARDDGVQYYIFDDIHGEPTTETVDAGVMQMRGFQPDTIIALGGGSPLDAAKMMWLIYENSETDFFGAKQKFLDIRKRAYRFEKPSKSKMVAIPSTSGTGSEVTPFSVITDAKLHIKYPLADYALTPDVAIIDPQFVKTVPKSTIAASGLDALTHAIESYVSVMASDYTRPLSLQAIKMIFENLTASYNGDMEARDKMHTASTIAGMAFANAFLGITHSIAHKLGGQFGITHGIAIAITLPHVIRYNFKQPKKIATWPKYESFRADQDYAEIARYIGLPGNTNEELKEALVHKVIELAHSVGVTLSLKAQGVDRQELEDKAQRLAELAYGDQCTTANPKEPLIADLKQIILDEYDGIGVETETNREV
- a CDS encoding DNA-3-methyladenine glycosylase; translated protein: MTERLRRFFATGTTDEITQRLLGKLLVYHSPHGLMSGYITEAEAYLGQRDSAAHAYQGKRTPANEALYGVPGTIYIYSIHSRLCLDVAAQAEGVPEGILIRGLEPVAGRALMEQHRAKHGYDLTNGPGKLMEALGITDKQLNEREFGETDLDIDLEHGKTPQQIMASGRIGVSDRGSWTDKPYRFYVAGNPYVSKLPKRDFDLQNHGWLPD
- a CDS encoding BCCT family transporter, which encodes MPTMVIFVAVAVILISGGHPLQGDLATALTWITKQMGWAYMMVYIINFVFFLWLIFSKYGSIKLGEATTKPQYSSLQWGSMVFATAIDASILMLSMVDPIRYVSHPAFGIHPFSEEAYNYAHMLGQFDWGPMAWMMFAPAAIAIGYILFVKQTKVQRLSTAINFLQGDAKWQYVGRQLVDFLVVFGIMGGVGSSVGMEIPIISNVLSGLTGWPDSMALKLGLFAILFVIFAWTVWHGLNGGIDRLSDMHIWTAIIFLAFVLLVGPTIYILSSETNSLGLLTSNFVRLSTNTVPNGTPDIANSETIFYWGWWLSYMPVMGLFIARISKGRTIRQVLLGMLMYGSAGCLSFYAILGGYSLWLQKTGTLNLVHILNVHGQAAVITAVLGTLPVKGIVFTVYCLSCFIFLATTISSSAYIVSSFTSLQLKDNQDPSQVNRMTWVVVFVLFAVGIVVVGGFTTIQTFCAIAGFPLMFVCIMILVSIYHMVKTDEGIVLKAKGMEDMRVEKKKEKMRRVRAQHMIAKLNAHNDDAE
- a CDS encoding MFS transporter: MPALSRSQTNLIVYLTSFFLYNFARVLPHAVLTVILLNKGMSVGQIAVIQSFFMIAVLGFELPSGLLTDTWSEQRVYELSLLLLALSYGLIMWSHSFWILSGSWFIYGISSAAISSSLETYFLRQYQHNEPLIKRFNVRFNNTNLMSSLLGGGLGSFIYAYLENALYIISIVLIGVAFCLILFGFHGTAGKAAEQRSSFCELVALLRTGLSAQLWLTIGQLAVLQIVAQLFFQFWQVLFLGAGLKQTQFGLFYVGFQLIALGSNWVFARWNFRRGEVFLVLLMVSLFLSALACQHWQFGMVSLTCLFLVPFNIYSTQLLVNLQRQAPARSLASVTAVSGTLGSVVSLLLLWGVGVLDHFQSFPVVAVEAVGLFVLLSVGGYVWFAWRSRRMAE
- a CDS encoding universal stress protein → MTEVEPLTFKRILLTIDADDPSANEAALRYAVTQAKTFHAELGICSVLEGDDINIYDSLTPKKLDEKRAALNQVIDHYVTMAEDFGVSDVTAIASEGGDIDDEILDTIIPNFKPDLLVCGADKDGEHHFYSISVKLAKKAKISVIVVR